TATTTTTCAATTCAATTCTTACTATATAATGTTTAGTTGCAACGTCCGCAGCTGGACTGACATAAATAACGTCACCATGATATGTATTGCCTAAAGCTTCAATATTGATATCGACAGGCAAACCAACTTTAACTGCTGCAATATCCATTTCAGAAAGTTCACAATCCACATAAATCTTACTATTATCCACCAAAGATAATACTTTTTGCCCAGCCTGTGCAATCGCACCTACTTCAGCATTTCGATATCCAATCACGCCATCACGTGGCGCATACAATATTAAATCATCGCGTTGTTTCGCTAGCATTGCTTCACCTTTTTGTGATTTCTCCCAAGCCGCAAGCTTTGATTCTACACTCGCAGGAGTTTCTTCTGCCATGCGTTGATTAAGCAATGTATCTAAAGCTGATTTACTATCAATCATTTTCTGCGATACTTTCTCTAGTTCTTCTTTTGAAATTGCCCCTTGATCATATAACGTCGCATATCGTTCATAATTCGTTTTATCATGCTGATAATTTGCATTCACTTTATCATACAACGCTTGATAAGTTGCCACTGCTTCTTGTGCGTCAGCTTCAGCCTGACGACTTGCCGCATTATTTTGTAAAATAGATAAATCTAAATCGCCAGTATCTTGAACCAGTAATACATCTCCTTTATGTACTACTTGCCCTAAACTCACACGCACATCTTTTATTCGCCCCGTATATTTAGGAGCAATATCAATATTCGCCTCAGCAATAGTTTCTCCATATAACGAAATCCTTCTCATCATATCTTTTCTCTGCACAGTATAAGTGAGAACTTCTGGCTTGACTACCTCTCTATTTTTTTGAACCTCATTACGGTTCAATAAAAAATGAAAACCGCTCAATATTACACACGTTAAAATTAAGATAATTACCAACTTTTTTTTGTCAAGCTTAGACAAATCATATCTCACTCTATTCACCCCATGAAATCCCAAAATTTAAATTAAACATATCACAAAACCGTGACAAAACCGTGACAAAGATCTATTACTCATAAAAAATAACCGTCTTTCCAAAGGGATGACAGTTATTTTCAAAATATCACGCAATGAAATTTTTTTAATAATTCGAATCGAATTTCTTATGATAATTATGTCATTTCTTTATTAATAAGAATATTCTCCCATAGTCGCAATAAGCTCAATTTCAACTAATGCACCTTTTGGCAGGTTACTAACTTCAACACATGCCCTAGCTGGACATTGTTCTCTAAAATAATTTGCATAAACTGTATTCATCGCTACAAAATCATTAATATTTTTTAAAAATACAGTTGTTTTCACCACATTTTCAAAACCAATTCCAGCGTCATTTAAAATTGCTTTTAAGTTTTCTAAAGATTGCCTTGTTTGAACATCTACTCCGCCTTCAACAATCTCACCACTTTCTGGATTGATTGGAATTTGTCCTGATACAAATAAAAAACCATTTGATTTAATTGCTTGCGAATATGGTCCAATAGCCGCTGGGGCACATTTAGAATGTACAACTTTTTTCACTATTTCATCACTCCTTATCATGAATTAATCTAATATATTCTTTGCTAAATCCGGTCTTAAACAGTTAGATTCTCCTAAATATACATGAGCAATTTCCTCTTGTTTTTTATCTGTATTTACCAATAAAAGAACTCTCACACACATATCTAGACCATTTTCAACATCAAGTTCTTGCGTGCCAAACAAAGGAACTAAATTCCAACCAATTTTTCGCGCTGCCGCTGCTGGGAAAGCAGCATTTAAATCTGGTGTTGCACTAAAAATAGCAGCTCCAATATCAGATAACGCTAAATCATTTTTTTCTACTAATTGATTCAATAGATCTTGTACAGCTTCAAAAATTATTTCTTTTTTATTTTCACCTACAGTAATTGCGCCCCGTATCCCTTGCAAAAGTCAAACCTCCTAAAAATAAAAGCTTACACTATTTTTATTCGCACTATTTGTCAAAAATCCTATCAGCTTTACAAAATATTTCTTAAATCCTTTCTAACGCACTTTTAATATATGGACTACTTGTACATTTTTTATTAAATCTTTCATCATACTATAATCAATATTTCAATGTTATAATAAGCAAAGCTTCAGCCAATATTTTTATTTTAACTAAAAACATAGTCGCAATCTAAGTCTCTATAAACCCCTAGTTTTCACCAAAAACCAAGACATGTAAAGTGCTGAACTAAAAGCTTTGATTTGGTACAAAAGACTTAAATTTTTAGATAACCAACTTAGCTAGTAAATAAAATTACGATTAAAAAAGCCTAGCAGATAGCTAGGCTTTAATTTATTTTTACAAATACAGGAGTTTTTATGACAAATAATTTAAAAAAACATTTAGCTTTTTTACCTTAATAAAAAATGGCAATCCTTCCACAAATTTTCTCAATCAACGGAATATGGCTTGTTGTACCGTTTGCGGATTTATGCACATTTATCCTTGCTTATTATTTCATTCGAAAATACAACATCTTGCAAGGCTATCTAAAAGAATAGCTTATGGTAGCTGCCGACATAATGGATGTAATAACTTATTTTCCTTCTGCTCATATATTTTTTTGTATTTCTTTTTATAGTAGCTAATATTTTCTGCAATTCGGCAAACGTGCTGGATAAGTTTATCCGCCTCTTGATATGTGTTATATATCCCCAAACTTACTCTAACTAAACCCGGAAAATTTACTTGCGGATTCTGCCGATACCATTCAATATCCGCCTTGCTTAATCCCAACAGTTTCTGAACATATGGATGTGCACAAAATAATCCGCTACGTACAGCAATTCCACCTTCATAAGAAAGAATTTTCGCAATCAAACGATGCTCTATTTCTGGAAGTGTAAATGCAATGATACTAACTTTATCCTTGCATTCCCTAGGGCATCCATACAACCCAATTCCCTTTATTTTTCGGAGTCCTTTAATAATATACGTAATCAGATCTTGTTCATATTCATGAACCTCTTCCATATCCAGCTTTTGCAGGCAATGAATCGCAGCTAACAGAGCTGCCACCCCCATAACATTTGGCGTCCCTGCTTCCTCTTTATAAGGAGGTTTATCCCAATCAACAAAATCATGGGTAACAAGTGTTACAGCTCCACCACCTTTTGTGTTTGGTTGGCAGTGAGTAAATATTTCTGGTTTTCCAATCAGCGCTCCAGAACCAAAAGGTGCATACATTTTATGCGCCGAAAAAGCTAGATAATCAATTCCTTCTTCTTTCATATGAATCTCACGATGTGGAACCAATTGAGCTCCATCAATCAAAAGCTCAGCTCCATACCGATGTACTAAGTAACTGATTTGTGGAATGGAGTTAATATAGCCTGTAACATTAGAAGCTCCAGTGACCGCAACCAATCGAACATTTCCTTGGTATCCTTTTAATTTATACTCCAGATCATTTAAATCAAGTTTCCCCTCATGATTTATCCTCACATAGTCCATCGCAAAACTACTACGCCAAGGTAAATCATTTGCTAAATGCTCCATATCCGTACTAAGCACAATTTTTCCTTCTGCCTGATAACGCAATGCATTTGCGACAATATTAATTGCTTCTGTCGTATTCTTTGTATAAATTACAATATCATCACAATCAGCGCCTACAAACTTTTTGATAAGTTTTCTACCATTTTCAAATAAATCCGAGGATAAAATTGATTTATATCCTGTCCCTCGATGAATAGATGAGTACCATGGTGCAAAATCATTTAACTCTTTTAATACACTTTTAAAAGGTGGTGTTGTCGCCGCATTGTCAAAATTTATTCCAACTACTTCAGAACCATCAAGTAAAGGAATACATTCATCTACTCCTGCAACTAAGCGACGAAATTTTTGTTCAGGATTTTTCTTCATACTTTCATACCTCAACTACAGATTATTTATTTCTATAAAGTAGACTAGATTCGGATAAAGACTAGCTACTTTATAACCTAGCCACTCTTATCCTAGAACTTAGCCACTCTTAACTATCATTAATAAAAAATAGGATTTTTATAAGCAATTCATACTAAAAATTTT
This genomic interval from Selenobaculum gibii contains the following:
- a CDS encoding RidA family protein; the encoded protein is MKKVVHSKCAPAAIGPYSQAIKSNGFLFVSGQIPINPESGEIVEGGVDVQTRQSLENLKAILNDAGIGFENVVKTTVFLKNINDFVAMNTVYANYFREQCPARACVEVSNLPKGALVEIELIATMGEYSY
- a CDS encoding aminotransferase class V-fold PLP-dependent enzyme, whose protein sequence is MKKNPEQKFRRLVAGVDECIPLLDGSEVVGINFDNAATTPPFKSVLKELNDFAPWYSSIHRGTGYKSILSSDLFENGRKLIKKFVGADCDDIVIYTKNTTEAINIVANALRYQAEGKIVLSTDMEHLANDLPWRSSFAMDYVRINHEGKLDLNDLEYKLKGYQGNVRLVAVTGASNVTGYINSIPQISYLVHRYGAELLIDGAQLVPHREIHMKEEGIDYLAFSAHKMYAPFGSGALIGKPEIFTHCQPNTKGGGAVTLVTHDFVDWDKPPYKEEAGTPNVMGVAALLAAIHCLQKLDMEEVHEYEQDLITYIIKGLRKIKGIGLYGCPRECKDKVSIIAFTLPEIEHRLIAKILSYEGGIAVRSGLFCAHPYVQKLLGLSKADIEWYRQNPQVNFPGLVRVSLGIYNTYQEADKLIQHVCRIAENISYYKKKYKKIYEQKENKLLHPLCRQLP
- the aroH gene encoding chorismate mutase encodes the protein MQGIRGAITVGENKKEIIFEAVQDLLNQLVEKNDLALSDIGAAIFSATPDLNAAFPAAAARKIGWNLVPLFGTQELDVENGLDMCVRVLLLVNTDKKQEEIAHVYLGESNCLRPDLAKNILD
- a CDS encoding efflux RND transporter periplasmic adaptor subunit, producing the protein MRYDLSKLDKKKLVIILILTCVILSGFHFLLNRNEVQKNREVVKPEVLTYTVQRKDMMRRISLYGETIAEANIDIAPKYTGRIKDVRVSLGQVVHKGDVLLVQDTGDLDLSILQNNAASRQAEADAQEAVATYQALYDKVNANYQHDKTNYERYATLYDQGAISKEELEKVSQKMIDSKSALDTLLNQRMAEETPASVESKLAAWEKSQKGEAMLAKQRDDLILYAPRDGVIGYRNAEVGAIAQAGQKVLSLVDNSKIYVDCELSEMDIAAVKVGLPVDINIEALGNTYHGDVIYVSPAADVATKHYIVRIELKNIDAQVLSGMFARTDLYSLQRKQTLTIPKESLMQRNGKEYIFLVDENNKTQEKEVTTGLRNDEEIEILSGVVEGDIIAISNLARLKNNMSINAISQESQVDPS